From Bacteroidota bacterium, a single genomic window includes:
- a CDS encoding PD-(D/E)XK nuclease family protein — protein sequence MKFLERTAKYIAEHYADKTGELYVVLPNRRAGLFLKRYLTSQMGTTFWAPEIFSIQDFIFNLTGFQIADQHDLTFTLYSLHKSREATKAQPLNDFLKWGSTMLNDFNDVDLYMTDVENLFTYLTEAKAIARWNPDGSPLTDFEKEYLRFYNAMGGYYTELRTLLTKDKKAYPGMAFRMVAENCAQMTASLAGKKIIFAGLNALTPSEETIVRYMVNERKADILWDADEYYLSDKRQEAGRFLRKYLTKWNLPEFNWVDNNFADAGRRICITGIPGNVSQARYAGALLKDYVQENPDAARKIAVVLADEKLLVPVLNSLPAEITKFNITMGYPLKDTPVFSFAEATFAVHVNAAKFGKKAGEKAFCFYAHDLIRLLNHPYMQLLCGTAGDDGLPCSRKVADALTLNNFIFVSPRGIEAEFEKISEGRFATVAALFNIDISDSCSLLKALSSSLQRLRQIISEDDKDRIELEFIFNYYGIINRLLDLFARNAEAVDIKTLQSFLVQMSKAQTIPFYGEPLEGLQLLGLLETRALDFDTVILLSANEGIIPSGKSQNSFVPFDIRVEYGLPVHTEKEAVFAYHFYRLLQHCPDIHYVYNTESDPMGGGEKSRFIEQLLHELPAFNPDIEIVEKVLSLPLQNDLVDSSISIAKSEDTLNRLYEKAKTGFAPSTINAYRSCSLRFYFKEIAGLAETEEIAETVDSATLGTVIHKVLEELFTPFIGLKVTSADVKEMHKIYYSLLSDEFSKIFSGGDMSSGKNLLILKVAALYIFNFISEQQHEVQNFEKQQIQLLIAGLEQKLTVEMPVTSAGRELTVLLKGTIDRIDNVGNGIRIVDYKSGKVSAKDLTLDDWELLRSDSKLDKCLQLLMYSWLYYKQQGNVVSIPAIISFRNISSWAIHVTLPDDEHLNADTLQRFEDILLDILAQIFDPSIPFTQTDKPENCTYCPYISICNR from the coding sequence ATGAAATTTCTGGAAAGAACAGCGAAGTATATTGCAGAACATTATGCTGATAAGACGGGTGAGCTATACGTTGTGCTGCCTAACAGACGCGCCGGACTTTTCCTTAAACGGTACCTTACGTCGCAAATGGGAACAACATTTTGGGCGCCCGAAATATTTTCAATTCAGGATTTTATTTTTAATCTTACCGGGTTTCAAATAGCTGATCAGCACGACTTAACATTCACGCTATATTCCCTGCACAAATCGCGTGAAGCAACCAAAGCACAGCCGCTGAATGACTTTTTAAAATGGGGCTCAACAATGCTGAACGATTTCAACGACGTTGACCTGTACATGACGGACGTAGAAAATCTTTTTACGTATTTGACCGAAGCCAAAGCTATTGCACGCTGGAATCCTGATGGTAGCCCACTGACTGATTTTGAAAAAGAATATCTGCGGTTCTACAATGCAATGGGCGGATATTACACTGAATTAAGAACGTTACTCACTAAAGATAAAAAAGCTTACCCGGGTATGGCATTCCGTATGGTTGCCGAAAATTGTGCCCAAATGACTGCTTCTCTTGCAGGAAAGAAAATCATTTTTGCGGGACTCAATGCACTTACACCTTCCGAAGAAACGATTGTTCGCTACATGGTGAACGAGCGTAAGGCCGATATTCTGTGGGATGCCGATGAGTATTATCTTTCTGACAAACGTCAAGAGGCAGGGCGATTTTTACGTAAGTATCTTACAAAATGGAACCTCCCCGAATTCAATTGGGTAGATAATAATTTTGCTGACGCCGGACGGCGCATATGTATAACAGGTATTCCCGGAAATGTAAGTCAGGCAAGATATGCCGGAGCACTTTTAAAAGATTACGTTCAGGAAAATCCTGATGCAGCACGAAAAATTGCTGTGGTACTCGCCGATGAAAAGCTGTTGGTACCTGTGTTGAATTCGCTGCCGGCAGAAATCACAAAGTTTAATATCACTATGGGATACCCGTTAAAGGATACGCCCGTTTTCAGCTTTGCGGAAGCCACTTTTGCAGTGCATGTAAATGCCGCAAAATTTGGTAAAAAGGCCGGTGAGAAAGCCTTTTGCTTTTATGCTCATGATCTTATTCGTTTGCTGAATCATCCGTATATGCAGCTTTTGTGTGGAACAGCCGGCGATGATGGACTTCCCTGTTCACGAAAAGTTGCAGATGCCCTTACGCTTAATAACTTCATTTTTGTTTCGCCCCGGGGCATCGAAGCAGAATTTGAAAAGATTTCTGAAGGTCGATTTGCAACTGTTGCCGCATTATTCAATATTGATATTTCCGATTCATGTTCGCTGCTGAAAGCGCTGTCTTCATCGCTTCAACGCTTGCGTCAGATAATTTCCGAAGATGATAAAGACCGTATTGAGCTTGAGTTTATTTTTAACTACTATGGTATTATAAACCGTTTATTGGATCTATTTGCGCGTAATGCTGAAGCTGTTGATATTAAAACACTGCAATCATTTCTGGTGCAAATGTCAAAAGCTCAAACAATCCCATTTTATGGTGAGCCGTTGGAAGGTCTGCAACTGCTGGGATTGCTCGAAACCCGTGCGCTGGATTTTGATACGGTAATATTGTTATCGGCCAATGAGGGCATTATTCCGTCAGGTAAAAGTCAGAATTCTTTCGTGCCTTTTGATATTCGTGTAGAATACGGTTTGCCTGTGCATACCGAGAAGGAAGCTGTTTTTGCGTACCATTTCTATCGTCTGCTTCAGCACTGCCCTGACATACATTATGTATACAACACAGAGTCTGACCCCATGGGTGGCGGTGAAAAAAGCCGTTTTATTGAGCAATTGCTGCATGAACTTCCTGCCTTCAATCCTGACATTGAAATTGTGGAGAAAGTCCTTTCCTTGCCTCTACAAAATGACCTTGTTGATAGTTCAATTTCAATAGCAAAATCAGAGGATACACTGAATCGCTTATATGAAAAAGCAAAAACCGGTTTTGCTCCGAGTACAATCAATGCATACCGTTCATGTTCATTGCGGTTCTATTTCAAAGAAATTGCAGGCCTTGCCGAAACCGAAGAGATTGCTGAAACAGTCGATTCTGCTACCTTAGGAACCGTTATCCATAAAGTACTGGAAGAATTGTTCACTCCATTTATCGGTCTGAAAGTTACTTCTGCCGATGTAAAAGAAATGCATAAAATCTATTACAGCCTGCTCTCTGATGAGTTTTCAAAGATATTTTCAGGAGGCGACATGTCATCGGGTAAAAACCTGCTTATTCTGAAAGTGGCGGCATTGTATATTTTTAATTTTATCAGTGAACAGCAACATGAAGTGCAGAATTTTGAAAAGCAACAGATTCAGTTGCTGATTGCCGGTCTTGAACAGAAGCTTACTGTTGAAATGCCTGTTACTTCTGCCGGTCGGGAACTTACGGTATTGCTTAAAGGTACTATCGACCGAATCGATAATGTTGGAAACGGCATCCGGATTGTTGATTACAAATCCGGAAAAGTGAGTGCAAAAGATCTTACACTCGACGATTGGGAATTATTGCGGAGCGATTCAAAGCTCGACAAATGCCTGCAACTGCTGATGTATTCCTGGCTTTACTATAAGCAACAGGGAAATGTTGTGTCCATACC